AATAATCATTATATATATTGGGCTGGACCACTTCTTGGATCCACAATAGCTCTTTGCATTTACAAGTAAGTGAAGAATAGCAAATTGAGGTCCAAGTGGGACGAGTCTCGTTTCCGTTAAATggttaataaaaatatgtttaaaatattcataattttcagacttttcgaATCACGAGAAGAACGTATCGTGCGATGAACACGCTAAATTCATTACGTTTTGACATTTACCTGtggtatttattttttattcccttttcaaattcatattATTTCTCATCTTTTCTTTCGAATCGAATAAATCGAAATCttttatttcaattcattGTCGTTATGGGTGAAACAACATCTATCAACTGTGGGTTTTAAACTTtatgtaattgaaaaatgtaacatTGAAGCTGCAATTTCAAGTAACAGTTCGTTGTCTTTGGCAAGCACACAGGTTCAATCACCAGAGAAACCAGTGAGACCGGCATGGCTACTTGCATCATTCTCTGAATCGACAACTTCTGGATCTCGTAGAATTTGTAGAATCTGTCAAATGCACGAGGGAGATATGGTTAGACCATGTGATTGTGCTGGAACGGTTAGTATTTAGTGATTCATAAATTTATGATAGTTTCGAAAAAGGGGACATTAAGGGCCTCAGAATCTCGTGGCTTTATGTTTTTGTATCCAatttgttttgtaattttcgaaaagtcttgtatttttttatatccTTACTTATAGCCACGTAGAACAGATTAAGACAAAACCCCCACATTTAACAACTGacttaaatatattttttctgaacattgaATAAAATCCTGACACAAGACTACacaagaaaaatattgtattgttcaaattaatttaCCAAATTCAGATGGGTGATGTGCATGAGGAATGTCTCACGAAATGGGTAAACATGTCAAACAAGAAAACCTGTGAAATTTGTAAATCTGAATACACGAATAGTGGTGCTCAGTTCAAGCCAATCAAGCAGTGGAGTAAACCAAAATGctcattaaataatattttccatgTTCTGATCATAGTTCTTCTTGGACTTTTGATTTCATACGTGGTAATTGTAATGGAAGAACGATGCTTTTACAAAagaattattgagaagaaTATGTATGCTCGCCCAGATGATACTGGAAGAATTTGTGAGTTTAAACATATATTACTTTCCAAATAACGACCTGTAGAAGTTTTTATCGAGAATAGTTACCTTTTCCGACTTTATAGAGGTTTTCGAATTGACAAACAAGTGCGAAATCTAGATCTAAGCAGAAAATAACagaaataacagaaaaaaaataacaggCGGAAAATAGTTTCATCAGTAGACTTCAAATTACACATGTTCCAGGTGTGATTATAATTCTCTCCCTGGCAATTCTCAACAACGTATACACTCTGATTGCTCAATTCATTCGCTACTTGAAGAGTCAACGTCAAATTCGTTTCATTAATAAACatttaacaatttaaattCGAATGAAGTGATGTTTTGtctgcatttttttctaattttttgtaatattgtAAATTTATTCGATGAGTCATCTAGGAATcagatgaaaagaaaatgtatCTCAAATAAGAAGAGAGATAGACATACAGACTGCGCAAAACGAGTTTCTCGACCGAGAATGCAAGATGCCCACCCGACTGTCCGACGACATCGACGGCACTTTGTTGTAACATCGATTGACAATACAAACTCTGACATCATCGGTcacttgttttattttgttttacttttaCTCTTTTCTTAATTCATGTGACTACTTCGTCACTACTCCTctggtttaaatttttaaattcattctTCAAGTTCTAGATGTCGTCGGTGGTATCTGACCAAATGGACATTGAGTCCTCTTCTGCATTCTCCCCAGCCGAGCCAGTTGTAGATGGAGCATTCGTGTCAAAACATAATTTGAGCGCGGAAGCATATCAGGTAGGAACTTCAGTAAAACCTCAGTTATTAATTGTGATGAAAAGTCACAGCATTTACTGTTCATGATGCTGGTTTCAGGGTTTCAAAGAATGTGCAGATTCCCTTTTATCGGGGAAAATTGCCCAAAATGAGCAACTCCCATTCATTCAACGAACGCtgcaaatttgtgaaaatgtgATCTTGAATTTCGAAGACGAAAAACAACATTTGATGAGCGATGTACTTCTTGTATGGGCTATGAAACAACAGAAGCTTAGTATTGCAACTCTTCACACCCAACAATTACATTACAAAGAATTAGATTTGATCAATTtacaatttgaatattttggggAACTTTTGCAACAGACACTCTCAGGACTTGATTACTTGAAGCAATACTATCCGAACGTCGGATTTGAAGAGGTTCATTCAAAAGTTCGCAATTTGACCCATTATTTCCTTTACTACTCAATCATTGTCAGTCGTCAACCACCATCAGTGATTGTTAAATGTGGTGAAGCAGAGAATCATAGAAGAAGCAGATTCTGGTTTAATACTGAGATAAGGTtagatttattcaaaaaaaaatgttgaaatttttttgaagaaacaagACCGGAGAAATTACATAATAGacctaaattttgaattaattatttgattCAGAATTCTTGGTGGATCCGCTTTTGGAATTGATACAAACAATGAGAATTCAAATGTTAATTGTTACTTGATTACCGATGAGACTGCTAAGCAATTACTAAATAATGCTTACCTTGATATGTGAGTTTTGTAAATTATATCTGAagccaatttcttttttatttttagttttgaatctGAAGAATTCTGTATTGAGCCAAACACATccacgtttcaaaaaaaagatgcaAGAGGAATAAAAGCGAAATTTGACGATATGGcgagtttttcatttaaagatgggaaataaaaacaatttcttctcagaaagttgcaaaaaaggTTGCACTTCGTCGAGATTCCGTTGCTACAAAACGATATTGTCTGTGCTATAATATTCAATTGCAAACAAATTGTGGAATTGAACTTGTCGGAAAAAAGGTTATAAATTGTTGGAGTGTAtattaaaattagatttttcaggtTTCGCTTCCATTTGCTGTTCTTGTTGGTCCAAAAGCAGATGTTGAGGCAAAATTGTTCCTCGAAAGATCTTTTGCTGacttggtaagtttttttttggtattttttaaaaagaacacACACTATTTGgaactcgaaaaattttttaaatatcaactgtgagctttttcaaaaatcttcgaaCAGAATTAAATGATCAAATTCCAGGTCCGCCATCCGCTTTCGGATATTCCCACTCATGTATCTTGTGCTGAAATGGCTGATGCTctggaaatgaaatttcaagcaATCATAGAAACACCTCAAAAAAATACTGATGGACCTTCTGTTGTTCAACcgagaaaattcaatatgCAAACAAAACAACACTTGGTGATGAGAATGAAACCAAATAATCAAGGATTTTTGCCACTTGATAATTTTATGAAGGTATGcgtttttttgaagtttggaactttatttaaaaaattatcgaaaattgtcAAGAAAGGGAGAAAAGTGTCAAACTAGAAAACTCTCCATTCTCAAGAATCCCTCCATTCTCAAGAACCTAAATGGCAACTTGACAGTCCTTCAAAATCctcattttttgtggaaacaGTAACAAAACGTTTATGTATGTCCTTGTAaacttcaaagaaaaaaacaagttccATTGTCAATAGAGTTCCAAAGTAATGGAAtactcttttcttttttctttttacttCAACTACAACTAAACcccctcaattttcagcttccgGTTGCAGAAGAATTCCAGCATAAGAAAAGTGCCTCTGCGGAAGGGGATTGGAAATTGGTGCCATTCTACGACTGGTTCTTTAAACTTGCAGAAATTACAAATAAGTACCTATACAGTATGTGGTATGACGGGTAGGTAATGACATATATGTGACGCGAAAATTAAAGCCTTTCTGTTTCAGCTTGGTTTATGGGTTTTGCAGTAAAGAAGACGCAGAGAATATTTTGAGATGCATACCGAGAAGTGTTTTGTTGGTTCGATTTTCGGATATTGAATACggaaaaattaagatttcaGTAAAGAATAGGAATGGTGGTAAGCtttcaaaatcatcaaatgAATTCAAGGAAGTTCGTGAAAAACGAAGGGTGTGACATTACTTTTGCGATTTCGAtgagaaaattcaacaaaaattcaagacCGAAATCTATACCAGTTATCTCagtttttctctgtttcagaaaaattttcccgtacttttcttttaaatatACTTTTATGAATAGGACTGCATTgaacagaagaagaaaaaacctcgcaaataatccaaaaaatatttttaaatattcaaaaaacaacataaaCTTATCATATTCTAACATAGTTGCCAGCAACATTCTACGCACTTTTacatttataaattcaaaatcaaataatttttgttccgAAAACCGAATCAACTCTGtttgttttctagaaattcgTCATCACTGGTACGAGCACGCTGATCTAAATGCTCGATCCCTGAATTCAGAACTTCTTTCAAATCACAAGTTCTCCGACGTCGATCTCATTTATCCAGACATTGATCTAGAGGTATGTGTTTACACAGAATATTGCCCCTTTCATTTCTCATACATTCGATAAGAATCTTCATGAAACGCTTATTAAATGCCTGAATATGAATAATTGACATTTCGTTAATGACCAAACAACTTCAGGTTGCTCTCGGAGGACGGAATAAGCCACGTATTCGACTTCCACGCAATCTTGCTCCCGACGAAATCTATTTTGATAATCAAGGAGCCGCCACTTGAATGAACGATAACTGAGCATTTGAGATATCAGTTAGATTGTTATAAGTACAAACACACTCACtcagaatttaataaaataaagtaATTTTACAATCAAAAAGCGAACTATCAACACGGTTCATTTACGTTTTAGGGTTGAAATGAGTCATTGAGAGGTAATCGGAGACATCATTTGGCAAAGAAGGAATACAAATAAACACACATGGTGGGTTAATTGAGAAACTTGTACAAATGGTAATAAAGAATAGAGAGGAGATTTGTAGTTTGAACTAACATTAAGAGGTGGAAAAACCGTCAATTTGGTTTTTGATTTGGTTccttgaacaaaaaatgaaggggtcaggaatcacaaaaaaacggtctcgattgaaaataatgaatttctGTAACtgttgaatatttgaata
This is a stretch of genomic DNA from Caenorhabditis elegans chromosome V. It encodes these proteins:
- the sta-2 gene encoding Signal transducer and activator of transcription b (Confirmed by transcript evidence), encoding MSSVVSDQMDIESSSAFSPAEPVVDGAFVSKHNLSAEAYQGFKECADSLLSGKIAQNEQLPFIQRTLQICENVILNFEDEKQHLMSDVLLVWAMKQQKLSIATLHTQQLHYKELDLINLQFEYFGELLQQTLSGLDYLKQYYPNVGFEEVHSKVRNLTHYFLYYSIIVSRQPPSVIVKCGEAENHRRSRFWFNTEIRILGGSAFGIDTNNENSNVNCYLITDETAKQLLNNAYLDIFESEEFCIEPNTSTFQKKDARGIKAKFDDMKVAKKVALRRDSVATKRYCLCYNIQLQTNCGIELVGKKVSLPFAVLVGPKADVEAKLFLERSFADLVRHPLSDIPTHVSCAEMADALEMKFQAIIETPQKNTDGPSVVQPRKFNMQTKQHLVMRMKPNNQGFLPLDNFMKLPVAEEFQHKKSASAEGDWKLVPFYDWFFKLAEITNKYLYSMWYDGLVYGFCSKEDAENILRCIPRSVLLVRFSDIEYGKIKISVKNRNGEIRHHWYEHADLNARSLNSELLSNHKFSDVDLIYPDIDLEVALGGRNKPRIRLPRNLAPDEIYFDNQGAAT
- the marc-1 gene encoding RING-CH-type domain-containing protein (Confirmed by transcript evidence), giving the protein MGETTSINSAISSNSSLSLASTQVQSPEKPVRPAWLLASFSESTTSGSRRICRICQMHEGDMVRPCDCAGTMGDVHEECLTKWVNMSNKKTCEICKSEYTNSGAQFKPIKQWSKPKCSLNNIFHVLIIVLLGLLISYVVIVMEERCFYKRIIEKNMYARPDDTGRICVIIILSLAILNNVYTLIAQFIRYLKSQRQIRFINKHLTI